In Zonotrichia albicollis isolate bZonAlb1 chromosome 5, bZonAlb1.hap1, whole genome shotgun sequence, the genomic window GAGTTCCTTGACAATGCTGGGACCTTCTCTTCCCCATCTAGAGCACTTCTTTCAGGCCATGTTTGTCACTCAAACTGTGACTGGCACattcccagctcagctgcaAGATACCATTTGCATCAGGCTCTCTGGCATAGCTGGAAATTTGACCTGTATAGATTTTGGTCTGCATTTTACTGTGTTTTTCGGCTCAACTCTAGGATCAGAAGTCAGTATAGCTTCCTCTTGCTGGATTCTTTGTCACTAACATTCACATTGCTGCTCAGTGTGCTGCTCAGTTCAGATTGCCATTGGGAGAAACGATTGTGGCTCCCTTGACATGCTTCTGGTTGAAGTATTTGTCTTTTGGGCTGTTTCTGAGAGGCTTTGGAAGACCCTTTGAAATACCTCCTCATACTCCAAATTTCATGATTGTGCATTGCTGCAGGTATTTGATACAGTAAGGCAAGCATCTCTGATAGGTTTTGTTAATCTGATAAAAGCTGGCAGCGCTGACCTAATCTGAATTGTAGATTTGAAAAGTGATCTGACAAGCACAGCATGAGGATCACATCATTTTGTAGTCACAGGAGAACCAGTGGTGTCAGCCCTTGTGTTTCTGCAGGTGAGAAGAGAcgtttcagtacctgaagggctTCCTGTGCTGTCAGCCATGAGAGCATGGAGAGGAGCCCAGCATCCAGCAGAGTTGTTGGTGCTGCAGTTTGCAGCTGGCTGACCAGTTCTACTGCAGGTGCCTTGTCAGCTGCAAGCTGGGATAGTGGAGCTTTGCAAGTGGTGATGAGATACTTCTGTCAACAGATTGGGCATGAATGTAGGCCATCACTTGCTTTCCTGCAGTTTGAGAAGTCTATTCTGTAAAAGTCAGGTGTTATTTCAGGAACAGCCAGAAAATCTGTTAATCAGAAGGACAGTGCCAAGGTGTTGGCAGGGGGACTAACAATTCAACAAGGAgagaaataacagaaataatttgATAGTAATTCAGATACAGAAGTGATCCAACCAGAAATGAAAAGTACAGGAAAAGCAATtcacaaaaaagccaaaaccccaAGCAAAGTATCAGTGAAAGCACCAAACTTCAAGTAAACCAAAAataaagaacaacaaaaataacCTGTTCAGTACAAAATGGGCAGTTAGTAAGCAAGTGATGTGTAcattagaattttaaaaagaaatgtctgCGTGGAGTTTAGGTATGCAAGAAAACTAGCAGTAGGAACTGCAGTGCCTTAAGGgcagcaaaaccaaacaaacaacaattTGAAATGCAGCATTCAGAAAGTTGTTCATGCTGAGAGTGTTGGGGGGGTTTCAGGTGCAGTTAAAAGCCAGCAGTAACATCAGTGATGGAGCTTTTCCAGAACCTCCACTGATTTTACCCTTAATTTTTCCCTGCCTTTACTAGTTGATTTTTGTGCCCTGTAGTAAGAGAAAAGTGCCCCCTGCCTTCCCATGACAAATCTCCACAGGATAATTCAGTGGTGCAGGTGAGGGTTTCTGGCTGAGTGAGGATTGTCAGAGGTCAGTCTGCTAAAGTAAAGAGGTGAGGAATATGTCCAATAATGTCTGCATCTTCTGAGGGGCAAGGATCAAGTTGGCCATGGCTTCCaacagcttccagcagctggagtgaAATTTCTCATCAGGAGAGTGGAGTTTTGGGGGAGGAAGACTTGGAGCATCTCTTAAAGGACAAGGAGGGATGGGGCATCTGAGGCTGTGTGCTGAGGCATCCGAGGGtgggctgtgtgctgcagcagTGTTAGAGAAGCCTTGTGGCTGCACAGCCATGTGTGACCTGAGTCCTGGTGACCCCACAGTTTGTCCTGTGATAAACTAACTTTCCAGGTTCTGTTTGTGGTGCATTAAAGTTTTGCTTCTCAGGAGCACATCACAAACACTGATAACTTTGTTTAACTGAAAAGCACCTTCTAATCATCTTTGCTTGTCCTATCATCCCCAGTGCAAGTTTGAGTGCAGAACTCACATGAACTCAGTTGAAGGGGGGAGAAATGGAGGTGTTACCCTGTTATTATTGCCCTGAATTGTGCTCTGTCAGGAACCTCATGGCAAAAGTCACTGATTTCCTCCCAGGAGGAAACTGCATTAACCAGATGCTGGCAGCTTACAGTCCAGGTGGTTTTTGCCTTGAGGTGGCCAAGCAATGGTGTAACACTGTTGGCTAATGGCACAGTGTGGTAAGGGCTTCATAGAATAAGGTCACTGCTGAAAATTCCAGGCTTAGGTATTGTTTTTGGCCCCTGCGCATTTGTAAGATCATGTAATGGTTTTTAGCTTTAAAACTTGATCTGCCTAATCCAAAGTCCTGCTAAACTGCAAAATTTCTGTATGTATATGCGTGTTCCACATTTGTGTTTGTAGAATTTTTCATTTACCATTAGGAAAGACTtgcaaagaaaaagcagaaatgtgTTATACTTTGGCTGAACATGTTTCTCAGTAATAACAATACCTCATTTGTGGGCCAGGTTCAGGATAGCTGTTGCATGAAAGTGATTGCATTAATCCTTTAGATCTTCTGGTAGATACCCAccactgctgcttctcctttgAGGGTCATCCTCTGTGGAGCATCCACTGGTTGTGAACAGGAGGAAATCTCAAATGGGTTTTGGGGAGTTAGAAGTACAGGTTGGCATCTGTTGCactggtcttttttttttcccctatttctCCTCTTGGCATCCTAGAGTTGTGAAATGAATGtatattgtaaataaataaatttctgtgggttttttttcccatgaaaaATGACAATATGCTGTTGAAGGAGAGAGTAGTTGAGGATGCACAATGCTTAAAAACACAGGAATGAATGTTTCACACCAGAGTTTTAATGCTAAAACAATAGCAACTTTGCTAAACATTGACGGCTTGCTATGTAATTTTATATCAACCAAAGTTCTGAAGAGTCTGGCCCACAAACAGATATCTCAGAAGCAATTGTTGAAGAGAACTTAAGATTGGATGCTGAGATAGCAATTTCATGAAATAAAAGCTTAATTTGATACTGTTAGACATTTACATAAAGCTACCTGTTCTTGGTACAGTTGATAAATCATCCCAGCATTGAGGCTATGGATTAAGGGATCTGTACACTACCACACTTCTTTCTGCTTGTACAGATTACCAAAAAGAGCTTCCAGTACTCATGAGTataatttaatgtattttctttccatcCTTTCTTGATGGATTCACTGTGTTCTTTTTAGTTAGCTCTATCAGCTTCCTAATTGGAGCTTATTAAATGTTACTTCAATATAATGAGCCATATTTATTTCACAGGATGTTTGTGTTGGCAGCTGCCTGCATACATTCAATTCAGTGCTCTTGTGAGCATTGCACCGAGGCTTCCATCAAAGCTTCTGTATTTGAACACAGGAAACAGGATCCCTCAAATGAAACTTGATTTGATCAATCTGTGAAGTAGGATGGACCACACATGATGGTGTGGTTGTACTTGTGATGCTCACATTCCCTTAATTACAGGATTCCATGAGAATGCCAAAGGCTTGCTTGCCCCCTTGCAATACACAGGGCTGCCCTGTGTATAGTCTTGGAAACATTAAACCAAAATTTACTTAGACATTTGTGCGTGTAAGAGAATGCAAATACAATTACAGCCACGTGAAAGACTCACATGAAggcttttaaagtatttttggaTATAATCTCTATTTCTTGCTCAGACCGGCCCAATTTTTTTGGCATGCACCCTGTGTCACTGTGCCTTATTTCTTCAGTCCAAGTTTGGGATTCagccttttctttctgaatttttacCTAAGTAACTTGGTTTGATTGTTAAGCTGTATTTACTGGTTTGATCAGTTCTTCCTGCCCACAAAGAATTAATGTTCTCACTTTTCCTCTAAGTGCTCTTTCTTTCTTCTGGGGTATTGTGAAGTATACTAAATCATTACATCATTTTCagattttgcttttcctgtctGGGTTAGACAGCCTACAAAAAGAATATTCCTGAggtttgaattttaaaaaatgctataCTTGATTAATGAGATAAGCTAAATATGCAATTGCTTGAGCTGATAGTGTGACTTTGAATTTACATAAACACTTACAGAAAGATTGTTAAGATCCAGGTGCATTCCCAGCAGCAGAAGTATTCTCCCATGTTTTATTCCCTGAAAAGTGAATGCTTGAGTGATGGTAGGATTTGGCTTTAGTTTGGGGAAAGGGAGgtgttgtttgctttgttttatatCCTTCATACTGAAGTGCATTTGCTGTTTACAGTCAAAACACATTTTCCTACCTGCTAGTTGTGCAAAGTAAATTTGGAACCTTCTTTTTATGCATTATTAACATCAATATTAATGTAATTATGGATGAGGAAATGCTACAGTAGTTGCAAACTGAAACCCTTTCTTACAACCATAGTAGTTCTacagcagaagtaaaagaaaTGTACATAATAAGCTCAATAGTGagtttattattaaaaaaagacaTTCTTTGTTTCTAGAgtggatattttaaaaataatttatattgaAAGCAAAAGATGTAATATAATGCACCAGTGTATTGTATGATCTCATTCAAAGCTGTGTGTTAACCCATTACTTTTACATCTTTTTGCTTGCAACATTTTACatcattttcttttgcagtataaagaaatgtaaaaattattACGAAGTCCTTGGAGTGTCAAAGGATGCAGGTGAAGAAGACCTAAAGAAGGCTTATAGAAAACTTGCTTTGAAATTCCACCCTGACAAAAACCATGCACCTGGAGCAACAGAGGCTTTTAAAAGTAAAACACCATTTTtactttaaatttcttttatcATTAAACTTCATCCAAATCCGTATTTATCTGCATTGATTGCTTGTATTTTTACAAATGTAAATGTGTTTTTTAGCTCTGGTTGGAATGACATTTTTATTCAAGAAAATATTTGACCTTTGTTATATTAGAAGTAAAGATAAAGAACATGGACTTCGGCAGTACGGCTTGGTTTCAGAAAATTAACTGTAATGTTCAGTACAGGGAAGAAATACTTTATCTGTGAAACCCAATCGTACTTTTTTACTGTTGTTGACTTAATGTAGTTATCGAATTTTATTGCCTTGGATCTTTACTGTACTTGAGCTagataaaaaagaaagcaatCCTTGATACCAAAATGCAGTGTTCTTCTGAATCATGTGCCACACTAAGTTACCTCTTCCTTAGAATTTCTTGGATGTGTGTAGTTTTACTACTTTTCCTGCATAAAAACACCTGAGTTCAATCATGGCCTTACTAGTAGTTGCCTTTAACCAATTTTTAGGTAAAATTTACAGTCTGACTTGACCTTATTTAAGGCTGCCCAGCTTAGCCCTACACAAGGGGAGTTATTgaagaaaagctttttaaaaaaaactacAACTTCATCTCAGatgaagaaaaatgtgaatCTGTAATAAATGATAATGCATAAACAATCTGATTGTGGtacatctttttatttttttcctgtgtgagGTTTACATGCAGACATTTGAAAAAATCATTCGGATAAAACACTTAAattggggagggaaaaaaagaaaaaaaaagtcctgagCAAGACTTCTGATACAGACTTTAAGAGGTAATTATAATGATATATTAACAATTCCAGATGAAAAGTAGatacagcagagcaggaaagtTGATTGCTATTGATTCATTTAATACAGCCTTGTGATGTCTTTATCTAAAAGATGCTATTCCTATAAAATTGTCTCAGGCCCTGGGAATAAAATAGTTCTTCCTTGTTAATAGCATTTCAAATAAATCATCTTTAAAGTGTTAAAAATCAGCttcttaatattttatttaatgtgAGCACTTTGTACAAGTCTAATTTCTTCAGCTGAATTTCACTTTCTGGTTTTTAACTAGATGAGTAAATGAACAGAAAATTTTGTAGGGGAATCGCATTGcccaaaaattatttcatgaCAACTGGCATTTTCTTGCATTGAAATTATTGTAACCTTTTGTATGGCTGAGTAAATTTATGGTTTAGTTTTCCTTTAAAGATATCTGATCAGTTTTTGATATCAATCTGAGAAAAAGAGTTTATAACAATAGTTTTTATTTCATAATAATGCTTTATTTTAAGGAAAGGTCACATTATAAAACAGAATTGCATTTCATGATAGGTAAGGTACTTAGATCTTGACCTACCTAGTACTTCTATTGTACTGAGCAGTCTTACTGAAGTGAATTTTAAATCAAAAAGTATGTGCAAATATAATAACTTCTGCTATCTTTTATCAATTTAATCAAAAATCTTTCCTGTGAAAGTTTTGACCAGtgccttttttttcatttttatgtcCTTTTTGAAAAGAAAGTTATATTGGAATCAAATCTGTTGTGAATTAGCACCAGATAATCAAGAGCAAGTAACAAACAGACATATTGTGACAGTGGGGTAACTTCACTTTATGTGCAGTCACCTGAATTATCTCTCTTAGTTTTTAAGTCTTGGGATAATCTAAATTTTTACTACCTATTTTATCCTCGTACTGAGCAACAGAGCAATATTTGATGTCAGTTTGTATCATGCTGCAGTTCAAAATACCAGGCTTCATTTATTTGGGTTTTCTCCTTCACTTAAAGAAATAGTTTAGGTTTTTTCCTAAGAGCAACTTAAAAGACTTGAGGCTGAAACTCATTAACTTTTGCTTAGATTGGATaatgtttaaaatattaattataaaaCCACAGTCTTATTTGCCTGTGTTGAGGTTATAGTGTTGCACCTTTCACGAACTTTTGATGACTGATGGCTTTTCAACACTGAAAATCATAATCCCTGTGCCTTGGGTTGGTTGGCTGCAAAGGAACTCTTTTGTTGGAGAGGCCTGGAGGAGAGAGTAGAGAGGAAGGCAGAAGGGGTTTAATGAAGATATGACTGAGTGAAGATTGTTCATCAAGTGGCAACACAAACTTTCCATCAGTCTGTAAGATCATTATGTCTGTGCACCGCAAGAAAAAAGCTTCTAAAGTCAGCAGTGTGTGTGGGTTTTCTTgctgatattttctgtgcttacCTAAgtgaggttttttcctttctactGCCAAAATGGAAGCTGTTCATTTGTGATACCATAGCATAAACAGGGACAAGCATCCAGGCCAGGCCTTCCAAACACTGAGGTCATACTGACCGCCTGGGGAGCACTTTCCTGTCATGCATGCATGTTCTACTCCTCAGGTTACATCATGCAGAACTTTGTGTTATTCATGTAACCCACAAATACCTTCAGAAGCATGAAGAAAAATACATTCACACTCTTGTAGACAATGAGGTTGATGCATTCCAAGAAATGCCCACTTTACCAAATGAAACCAAAGAAAACCTCCTGAGTCCATGATGGTTTTTTAAGCTAGCTGCTAGAGCAAACTGCAGTTACTCAGCTTCAGTCTCATTGTAATGCTTGATGCTTTTTTTGTAACTGCAGTGAGAGAGAACATTTCCACAAGGGTAGGTGTTCCCctagaaaaggaaacaaagctcTCCTGCCTTCGTCCTTGTTTAACAGGATAAAAGGCTTTTGGATAGCGTTGGTGGGAAACTTTGTGGAAGCTATTCTAAGAAAAGTGGGATGTTTCTGGACCTTGTTCTACTGTAGCTGTTTTGTAACATACAGTAAATTGCATCGTTTGCTGCCTATTTTTGACTTTGAAATTGCAATTTTCATGCTGGAATAGCTTTTATCATGCATTTATGGGAGTTGTGTTTTATTCCTCACTTCAGAAATTGGAAATGCGTATGCTGTGCTGAGTAATCCAGAGAAACGAAAGCAGTATGACCTTACAGGCAGTGAAGAGCAAACCTGCAATCACCCTAGCAATGGCAGATTCAACTTCCATAGAGGTTGTGAGGCAGATATTACTCCAGAGGATCTGTTCAACATGTTTTTTGGAGGGGCCTTTCCAACAGGTATTTGTATACATCAGCATAATAATCGAGATTTACTGCCAAAGTGGCATTAGAGTTTATGACATTATAAAATGTAGAATTATTCCAGCCAGCCTTGAACCCCAACTCTACAATCTGCAtcagtttctttttccctcaAGTGTTCCTAAATCCCAAAAATGTCAGTTCTTTGGGGTTACTATCATACAGcttaaaatacttattttaaaCAACTTTGAAATTTCAAGATACCTTAATGTCATTTTATGTGCTGTTGAGCAGTAATGTAAAGTGCTTTATGTTGCTTCTGTACTGACCTCTAAACAGTGTTTTTGTACATGATTTTAATGTGGATGTTCCTTCCCCAGGTAGTGTACACTCATTTTCTAATGGTCGTGCTGGCTACAGCCATCCAAACCAGCACCGTCAGAGTGGGCAcgagagggaggaagagaggggTGATGTAAGTTTAAGCACCAATGGCTTTAAACTACAAAATTTGCTTTCAGTATTGTGATTGTACAGGAGCTCTGTACTGTAGTGGAGGATTTGTACCTGCCAGTTGGGTATTTTAAACTTCAGTGGATGGTTCGCTTACTGACTGGTAAATAGGTGTGCAAATTTGAGAAGGTAATAGCCTGGTTTTGTAAACCTGATGGTGTATGTCACTCTCGTACTGGTGACTGGTATTATTAACCTATATGTGCCATTAATTGTGGCCACTAATCCTTGTATGCATAGAAAAATTTATTTGGGCTGAGGTAAAAATTGAACTTATGGCTCAGTATTCACCTCCATGAATTATCTCTAGTCCTGTATAATCACATATCACTGCATAGATGAGACAAAATCATGGCATACAAGTAGCTGAATCCAGCTTTTATGTGGTAGTTGCTTGTGTGTATGTGCTAACCCATGAACTCCTGCAGCCTGAGCACTGTGTGAATATTGTGTATGCATCTGAAAGTTCAGATAATACCACAGTGTTTGCAGTTACTGTTTTCCTAGCAGCTTTTGAGGCTTAAAGCAAAAAGTCACACTTAGCATTAAGTATTGTCAGATTTACCTGTTTGCCTGATGACTTATGAAATACCTGAATCTGTTTTGTTCCTTAGGGAGGTTTCTCTATGGTCATTCAGCTGATGCCTATTATTGTGTTGATCTTTGTCTCCTTGTTGAGCCAGTTGATGGTATCTAACCCTCCTTACGCCTTATACCCAAGATCGTAAGTAATGCTTAATTACATCACCTTAAAGCGGAGGGGAAGGTATTGTGATCACCCTCTCCCACTTAGAAGCATTCTGGAGAGTCTTCCCTTAGTTGATCATTGATTTCCCACAGTGAAGAAAGGGAGGGAAGGTGTAGATGAAGCAGAAAAACATGTTCTGTTTTTCAAAAAATTGAGGTGCAAAGAACATGCTGTGAGAATGTCATGGAGAAAAGAGGTCAGCAGTACCTGGAGTTCAGGAGGTCTAGTACAAGGCAGTGGATCCATGCAACATGGATGTTGCAAACGTGTTTGCATCTCCAACATAGTTATCAAAACCTGAAATCTTCTAAGATTCATTATTCTTTTGGGGTAATCTGTGTTTGTAGAAGGTGAAGAACTTGAAAGCAACTTTCTCATTTTCATTTAAGTGGTAAACATGATGACGGCTGGGAAGATTGTCTGTTCTTTGCTTCATTCTAGGTGATGGtaaaatcttctttttcttgtgAAGAATTCTACTTGTAGAACTTACCTGTTTCATACAGTAGGATATTTAAACCTTTTTATCTTCTAAGAAATAAGTAACTTGAATCAAGCATGCAGCTAGCTGGTAGAAATAGCCCACTCACCACACTGGTTTTAAAGGGTCTTGGTTCCTTGCAGAACCCCTCAACAGAGAGGtttcttttctcctgtttttcagAGTTCTCTATTTCTGGAGTAGGATGTTTTTCCCTTCTGCAACTAAGCTGTTGTAATGCTTAGAAAAGCTTTTCTGCCAAAATGTTTGCACCCAGTCTTTGATTTTTAATCTACAGAATGCCAGCAGGAAAATGAATTTATCAGGGCTGGCAGCAAACACTTCAGAATGGAGATGCTGTTCTGGATTACTACAGAATAGTAACCTGTTTCTGTTGAGTTTGAATGTAATTTTCTATTATTAAAACTTGTATTTGGCTAAAGAGGTATGAAATAAGTGTCTTagtaaagtggatttttttttgagatcAAGTGTTTTGGCAGCAGAAGTTTAATGTATAGGTAAgtgcaataatttttttctctagcAGATTATAGAGCCATTCTTTTAATTATTGTCTCAGAATGGCAAATTTGGGAATGTGCTGCTATTATTCTGTAAtgtcaatatttttttaagtctaCTTGTGGTGTAAAAACAATAATCAAATTAATATTTAGTCTTTCTCTCCCCCCTGCCTCCTTTTTTGCAGAAGTACAGGGCAGACCATAAAAATGCAGACAGAAAATTTGGGTGTCATTTATTATGTCAATAAGGACTTTAGAAATGAATACAAAGGAGTGTCATTACAGAAAGTGGAAAAGAGCGTGGAAGAAGATTATGTATCCAACATTCGTAATAACTGTTGGAAGGAGAGGCAACAAAGTAAGTTTGGTAATGTGTGTAATTTCATTAAATCATGCATTACTATAAAAATAGCCTGAGGCTAGAAGGAAGTGCTTGTATTATTACAACAGCTCAATGCAAAAGTTAGTGTAAGGTCCCCTGCTGTTTCTCACTTTAAAACTGTCCCCAGTGTTACTTAGTTTTTGAATTTTACTCAGTGATCTAATAACCATTTGCAAATTATCAGCGACTTTAACCTGATTTATTAGCTGTGACCATTTCTCAGAAAATTAAAGACTACACTAAATTGATTATGACAAAGCTTTTGTCCTTAACTCACTGCAATTTCTAAGAATTCTCATGTCTTCCACATTACTTTATCATGGCAATAGCTCATTTCCCTAGGTGTTTTTAtacaagtaaataaataaaccagAAGCTTACATAGGTGTTTCCAGAGAGATGAAAAAATAATCTGCCTTGGACCACAGTACATACAAACACTGCTTTTCCAGGCAACCAAGGACAGGCAGCACATCCTGTAAAACAAGGGGGTTTAGTTTGCCATCTGTTTCTCCAGTCTAATATTATACAATGAGTTACTTCTTTTCAGAAACCTAGAATTCAGTGTTAAAGCATAAGAATACTGAAGAGCACCAGCAGCCTTTTCTCAATCAGCATCAATTTTAACCAGTTATTCTGTTATCTGTGACCATTCTGTGAGCTCTGTGGGAACAGCACTGCTAAAATTACATCAGTGTTGAAACCAGATGGTTTTAACTTTTCATGTGGTGAGCTTCAGTCATAGAAAACTgtttagaaaaataattcattcaTGATCTGTCACTACACAGACTAGAAGCAAATAGAATGTAGTTCTCTGAGTCAGGTCACATGTTTCTGTCCAGCTTTAGTCTCTGCAGTCCAGTTGTTTGGTACTTTTCATTTATCAGGTTGTGAAAACTACCCAAACTGATTTTGAGTAAGAGGCTCCTaatggtttttctttttatcctGATTATAGAAACAGctgattttgtggttttatgGATTTAAAATACCTGTTGTGTGTTAACTCTCTTTGACAGTTAAAAATCTATCTGGGGTTAATTGACATTTAAGAATGCCTTGCATTTTGAGTTGAAGTGACAAAAAAGATTTTACAGAATTACAATGCTCAGCAATGTCAGGCTGTTGAGCACCAGTATAATACAGAGAGCTCCTAATTATTAATAGCTCTGAACACTGACAGTCTGAATCAGCATCAGTTGAAGTAAAGGGCTTAACATTAAGCATTAACATTTTGGGACACAGACAAGATGCTAGAGGTATCAACAAAAATGCGGGATCACAGAGAGTGGCCTATATTTGTAATGTTTAATGAGGTCTGACGGAAGTAGTAGGGGATTTTTGTAGGGTGTGTTTTTTTCGTGTTAATCAGATACTGCTGTATGAactctgagggagctggaaggctGATACAGCTTTACCTGATCAAAAAGATGGAAATGTTACAAAGATCCAAAGGAAAACTGTAGCAGTGCTGTTTCAATGGCGCCTGAGGGAAGTTAGAATAGcgagaaggaaaaaagggcaaGGGTTACAGTCTGAGGTGTTTTGTACGGCTCTGTCACGTGCCAAGTATTCAGTTTGTAACAAAAAaactcttttctcttttctccttaAAGAAACAGACTTACTTTATGCAGCAAAAGTCTATCGAGATGACCGGCTCCGAAAGAAAGCAGAGTCCATGTCCATGGAGAACTGCAAAGAACTAGAACGGCTGACCAGCCTCTACCGAGGAGGATGAGCTACAGTTACACACAC contains:
- the DNAJB14 gene encoding dnaJ homolog subfamily B member 14, yielding MEGNRDEAEKCIGIAREALEAGNRDRALRFLNKAQKLYPTETARVLLEAIMKNGSTAGGGAYCRKPASNSDQSKPNSTKENNASAAGESGKGYNKDQMEGVLSIKKCKNYYEVLGVSKDAGEEDLKKAYRKLALKFHPDKNHAPGATEAFKKIGNAYAVLSNPEKRKQYDLTGSEEQTCNHPSNGRFNFHRGCEADITPEDLFNMFFGGAFPTGSVHSFSNGRAGYSHPNQHRQSGHEREEERGDGGFSMVIQLMPIIVLIFVSLLSQLMVSNPPYALYPRSSTGQTIKMQTENLGVIYYVNKDFRNEYKGVSLQKVEKSVEEDYVSNIRNNCWKERQQKTDLLYAAKVYRDDRLRKKAESMSMENCKELERLTSLYRGG